From Nitratidesulfovibrio vulgaris str. Hildenborough, a single genomic window includes:
- a CDS encoding hydantoinase/oxoprolinase family protein, producing the protein MFLGIDVGGTHTDAVVMDGRRVVCSCKVPTDHHDLLSSVRQAMRTLLETVEPAAVTRINLSTTLSTNAIVEGRTEEVGVVVAGGPGIDPEHVRVGRFYQSVPGSIDHRGVEIAGIDADSLDAVAGRYCREGVRVYAAVGKFSTRNPAHEQAIGGKLMECGDFVSMGHRLSGQLNFPRRVATAYYNSAVWRVYNAFADAIENAAREMGLAAPIHVLKADGGTMPLAVSREVPVESILSGPAASVMGIVALCDIREDCVILDVGGTTTDIAVFASGAPVIERDGIDVGSYATLVRALRTHSIGVGGDSRLHVQAGAVRVGPERMGPSMALGGTQPTLIDALNYMGKAHVGEVEASRRGIRDLAALWDMFPERLASEAVTTAVRRIAEAVTELVDAINARPVYTIMELLQGRRVDPVRAYVMGGPAEVLRPLLADALGRRVDVPEQYAVANAIGAALTRTTAELELFADTEKGVLFIPTLDVRREVGTRYDIEAAKRDAGQALLEHLASLGVDDDEAAVEVVEATSFNMVDDYGTAGRNIRVKCQVRPGILGA; encoded by the coding sequence ATGTTTCTCGGCATAGACGTGGGCGGCACCCACACCGACGCCGTCGTCATGGACGGGCGCAGGGTGGTGTGCAGTTGCAAGGTTCCCACCGACCACCACGACCTGCTGTCGTCGGTGCGGCAGGCCATGCGGACATTGCTGGAGACGGTGGAACCTGCCGCCGTGACACGCATCAATCTCAGCACCACCCTCTCCACCAACGCCATCGTCGAGGGGCGCACCGAAGAGGTGGGCGTGGTGGTGGCTGGCGGGCCGGGCATCGACCCGGAGCATGTGCGCGTGGGGCGCTTCTACCAGTCCGTACCCGGTTCCATCGACCACCGCGGCGTGGAGATTGCCGGCATCGACGCCGATTCGCTGGACGCAGTGGCGGGTCGCTACTGTCGCGAAGGCGTGCGCGTCTACGCAGCCGTGGGCAAGTTCTCCACCCGCAACCCCGCGCACGAACAGGCCATCGGGGGCAAGCTCATGGAGTGCGGCGACTTCGTCTCCATGGGGCACCGGCTTTCGGGGCAGCTCAACTTTCCGCGCCGCGTGGCCACGGCGTACTACAACTCCGCCGTGTGGCGGGTGTACAACGCCTTCGCGGACGCCATCGAGAACGCCGCGCGTGAGATGGGGCTTGCCGCGCCCATCCATGTGCTCAAGGCCGATGGCGGCACCATGCCTCTCGCCGTCTCGCGCGAGGTGCCTGTCGAATCCATCCTCTCCGGCCCGGCCGCCAGTGTCATGGGCATCGTGGCCCTGTGCGACATCCGTGAGGACTGCGTCATCCTCGACGTGGGCGGCACGACCACAGACATCGCGGTGTTCGCCTCCGGCGCCCCGGTCATCGAACGCGACGGCATCGACGTGGGCAGCTACGCCACGCTGGTGCGTGCCTTGCGCACCCATTCCATCGGTGTGGGGGGCGACTCGCGCCTTCATGTGCAGGCCGGGGCGGTGCGTGTGGGACCCGAACGCATGGGCCCCAGCATGGCACTGGGCGGCACGCAGCCGACCCTCATCGACGCGCTCAATTACATGGGCAAGGCCCACGTGGGCGAGGTGGAGGCTTCCCGGCGCGGCATCCGTGACCTGGCGGCACTGTGGGACATGTTCCCCGAACGTCTTGCGTCCGAAGCCGTGACCACCGCCGTACGCCGCATCGCGGAAGCAGTGACGGAACTCGTCGACGCCATCAACGCCCGCCCGGTGTACACCATCATGGAACTCTTGCAGGGGCGTCGGGTCGACCCCGTGCGCGCCTATGTCATGGGCGGCCCCGCCGAGGTGCTGCGCCCCCTGCTGGCTGACGCGCTGGGCCGCAGAGTGGATGTGCCGGAACAATACGCCGTGGCCAATGCCATCGGTGCCGCACTGACCCGCACGACGGCTGAACTCGAACTCTTCGCCGATACCGAGAAGGGGGTGCTCTTCATCCCAACCCTCGACGTGCGCCGCGAAGTGGGGACCCGCTACGACATCGAAGCCGCCAAACGTGATGCCGGGCAGGCGCTGCTTGAGCATCTCGCCTCGCTTGGGGTGGATGACGACGAGGCGGCTGTGGAGGTGGTGGAAGCCACGTCGTTCAACATGGTGGACGACTACGGCACGGCGGGGCGCAACATCCGCGTGAAATGCCAGGTGCGTCCCGGCATTCTGGGGGCGTGA
- a CDS encoding NUDIX domain-containing protein, whose product MTHNIPCPHCGGQVVMYRNPAPTVDVVIHAPGRGIVLVERRNEPHGWALPGGFIDYGESAEDAAVREAREETGLAVTLEGLVGVYSDPARDPRHHTMSVVYAARIAKGTGSEPHAGDDAAQARFFSPDALPQPIAFDHATIIADFLRRNRGAV is encoded by the coding sequence ATGACGCACAACATACCCTGTCCGCATTGCGGCGGTCAGGTGGTCATGTACCGCAATCCCGCCCCCACCGTGGACGTGGTCATCCATGCCCCCGGCAGGGGCATCGTTCTGGTCGAACGCCGGAATGAACCGCACGGCTGGGCGTTGCCCGGCGGCTTCATCGACTACGGCGAATCGGCCGAGGACGCCGCCGTGCGCGAGGCCAGAGAAGAGACGGGACTTGCGGTGACGCTGGAGGGGCTGGTCGGGGTCTACTCCGACCCGGCCCGCGACCCGCGGCATCACACCATGAGCGTGGTCTACGCGGCGCGCATCGCCAAGGGCACCGGTTCCGAACCCCATGCGGGCGATGACGCGGCGCAGGCACGGTTCTTTTCGCCGGACGCACTGCCGCAGCCCATTGCCTTCGATCATGCGACCATCATCGCCGATTTTCTGCGCCGCAACCGCGGTGCGGTGTGA
- the glgA gene encoding glycogen synthase GlgA, giving the protein MQRQVVFATSEMYPFSKSGGLGDVLGALPLALHRMGVPTAVVTPFYGRLRTADYPIRLTVSDCHVGYPWAPITCDVFEADYHGMPVYFIHRGEYFDRRYYYNDHKGDYFDNCERFVFFCRALLALMRRLGQPPAVLHAHDWQTALVPAFLYFLRQTDPFWQDTRSVLTIHNLAFQGRFASRLFETSGLPPQAWSVDGAEFWGDFNLLKAGIAYADKVTTVSPSYAREILGPAYGSGLDGILRKRAHALHGILNGADYDIWSPGNDRFLPCRYTPTDLAGKAQCKRALIEELGLDPHLARRPILGFIGRLRGQKGIDLLLDILPRLMESDVGVIILGEGNLTHEARALELMEAYRGRVCTIVSYTEDLAHRIQAGSDIFLMPSRYEPCGLTQMYALRYGTPPVATAVGGLRDTIVPWPSPESTGFTFGRCESAAFLRAILDAVHLWTTAPGDWQGMVRRAMAQAFTWERAGRAYLDLYAQLGVSPGEEGA; this is encoded by the coding sequence ATGCAACGGCAGGTCGTGTTCGCCACATCGGAGATGTACCCCTTCTCCAAAAGCGGGGGGCTGGGCGATGTGCTTGGTGCGCTGCCCCTTGCCCTGCACCGCATGGGCGTGCCCACGGCGGTGGTGACACCCTTCTATGGCAGATTGCGAACGGCGGACTATCCCATCCGGCTGACGGTCTCCGACTGCCATGTGGGCTACCCGTGGGCCCCCATCACCTGCGACGTCTTCGAGGCCGACTATCATGGCATGCCGGTCTACTTCATCCACCGGGGCGAGTATTTCGACAGGCGTTACTACTACAACGACCACAAGGGCGACTACTTCGACAACTGCGAACGCTTCGTCTTCTTCTGCCGCGCGCTGCTGGCGCTGATGCGCCGTCTGGGGCAGCCCCCGGCAGTGCTGCACGCCCACGACTGGCAGACGGCACTTGTGCCCGCCTTTCTCTACTTCCTGCGGCAGACCGACCCGTTCTGGCAGGATACGCGCAGTGTGCTCACCATACACAACCTCGCCTTCCAGGGGCGTTTCGCCTCGCGTCTTTTCGAGACTTCGGGCCTGCCCCCGCAGGCATGGAGCGTGGACGGCGCGGAATTCTGGGGCGACTTCAACCTGCTCAAGGCGGGCATCGCCTATGCCGACAAGGTGACCACGGTCAGCCCCAGCTATGCGCGTGAGATTCTCGGCCCCGCCTATGGCAGCGGTCTCGACGGTATCCTGCGGAAGCGTGCCCACGCCCTGCACGGCATCCTCAACGGTGCGGACTACGACATCTGGTCGCCCGGCAACGACCGCTTCCTCCCCTGCCGCTATACGCCCACGGACCTTGCAGGAAAGGCGCAGTGCAAGCGCGCCCTCATCGAAGAACTCGGCCTCGACCCGCACCTTGCCAGGCGTCCCATCCTCGGCTTCATCGGCAGACTGCGCGGGCAGAAGGGGATAGACCTGCTGCTCGACATCCTGCCCCGCCTCATGGAGAGCGACGTCGGGGTCATCATCCTCGGCGAGGGCAATCTGACCCATGAGGCGCGGGCCCTTGAGCTGATGGAGGCCTACCGGGGCCGGGTGTGCACCATCGTCAGCTACACCGAAGACCTCGCCCACCGCATCCAGGCGGGCAGCGACATCTTTCTCATGCCGTCGCGGTACGAACCGTGCGGCCTCACCCAGATGTACGCCCTGCGCTACGGCACACCGCCCGTGGCCACGGCCGTGGGCGGGCTGCGCGACACCATCGTCCCGTGGCCCTCGCCGGAGAGCACGGGCTTCACCTTCGGCCGGTGCGAGTCCGCGGCCTTTCTGCGGGCCATCCTCGATGCGGTGCACCTGTGGACCACGGCCCCCGGCGACTGGCAGGGCATGGTGCGACGCGCCATGGCACAGGCCTTCACCTGGGAACGCGCCGGACGCGCCTACCTCGACCTTTACGCCCAACTGGGGGTCTCCCCCGGTGAGGAGGGCGCGTGA
- a CDS encoding glycoside hydrolase family 3 protein yields MTVPVVPGYCSSPCGGLSPQRHNRGGLRWLASTFAVLLALCLTVASAQCASANATVEAMAGQMLMLGFRGAEPADAGPILRSIAAGHVGGVILFDRDMDPSVRVRNIVSKEQLSRLTGALQAAAPVPLFIAVDQEGGRVRRLKPEYGFFAYPSAASLGKGSPEDTRRMASTLATEMAEVGLNVDFGPVVDLAVNPSNPVIARLERSYGSDPCRVASHAAAFVNGLAWRGVVASLKHFPGHGSSLQDSHLGVTDISSTWRREELGPYALLLRDDWAGMVMVGHLYNNRIDAAHPATLSQRTIDGLLRRDLGWKGVVVTDDLQMGAITARYSLDETVRLAVEAGADILLFGNNLVWDEGLAEKVHATLVRLVREGKVSEQRLRQSWERIMRLKSVLTVASPGAIAQGDSSGTAIAPVPAVPDPTGAPRPLRLTLPMPRGDEPLCRDRDTLQRDPFDDRQGARYGRGTGIGIGVGTGTGIGIGQ; encoded by the coding sequence ATGACTGTTCCTGTGGTGCCGGGTTACTGTTCGTCGCCCTGTGGGGGGCTTTCACCGCAGAGGCACAACAGAGGTGGTCTGCGCTGGCTGGCGTCTACATTCGCCGTGCTGCTGGCGTTGTGCCTCACCGTGGCCTCTGCGCAATGCGCCTCTGCCAACGCCACGGTCGAAGCCATGGCGGGACAGATGCTCATGCTCGGCTTCCGTGGGGCCGAACCTGCGGATGCAGGCCCCATCCTTCGCAGCATCGCCGCAGGGCATGTGGGTGGCGTCATCCTGTTCGACAGGGATATGGACCCGTCGGTGCGGGTGCGCAACATCGTCTCCAAAGAGCAGTTGAGCCGTCTGACGGGGGCGTTGCAGGCGGCGGCCCCGGTTCCCCTGTTCATCGCCGTCGACCAGGAGGGCGGAAGGGTGCGACGCCTGAAGCCCGAGTACGGGTTCTTCGCCTATCCTTCTGCGGCGTCTCTCGGCAAGGGCAGCCCGGAGGATACGCGTCGCATGGCGTCCACGCTCGCCACGGAGATGGCGGAGGTGGGACTCAACGTGGATTTCGGGCCGGTGGTCGACCTTGCCGTCAATCCGTCGAACCCTGTCATAGCCCGCCTCGAACGCAGTTATGGCAGCGACCCGTGCCGCGTGGCGTCCCATGCCGCAGCTTTCGTCAACGGGCTGGCATGGCGCGGTGTTGTGGCTTCTCTCAAGCATTTTCCGGGGCATGGCAGTTCGTTGCAGGACTCGCATCTTGGCGTCACCGACATCTCGTCCACATGGCGGCGCGAAGAACTCGGCCCCTATGCCCTTCTCCTGCGCGACGACTGGGCGGGCATGGTCATGGTGGGTCATCTCTACAACAACCGCATCGATGCGGCGCATCCTGCCACGCTGTCACAACGCACCATCGACGGACTGCTGCGGCGCGACCTCGGCTGGAAGGGCGTCGTGGTGACGGACGACCTGCAGATGGGCGCCATCACCGCCCGTTATTCCCTCGACGAGACCGTGCGTCTCGCCGTGGAGGCTGGGGCCGACATCCTGCTCTTCGGCAACAATCTCGTATGGGACGAGGGGCTTGCCGAGAAGGTCCATGCCACGCTCGTGCGTCTCGTGCGTGAGGGCAAGGTGTCCGAACAAAGGCTGCGGCAATCGTGGGAACGTATCATGCGACTCAAGTCCGTGCTTACGGTGGCATCACCCGGCGCCATCGCGCAGGGAGATTCTTCAGGCACTGCCATCGCCCCCGTCCCTGCCGTGCCCGACCCGACTGGCGCGCCGCGCCCCCTGCGTCTCACTCTGCCCATGCCGCGCGGCGATGAGCCGTTGTGCCGCGACCGCGACACGCTGCAACGCGACCCCTTCGACGACAGACAGGGTGCGCGCTACGGGCGCGGTACGGGCATCGGCATCGGCGTCGGGACCGGCACTGGCATCGGCATCGGGCAGTGA
- the glgB gene encoding 1,4-alpha-glucan branching protein GlgB, whose protein sequence is MTIPCSRPLFIEPFDLYLFGMGRHRHLYRILGAHPAVQDGEAGYRFAVWAPNARSVHLSGDCNGWRHEGCPLFPVGVSGVWAAFVPGVRRGSLYKFVVRGADGRQEQKADPFALWAEMRPGVASVAWDIDNHAWGDGAWMAERARQGLPLERPVSIYEVHLGSWRRRHGDGHPFLTYDELGDQLIPYATGLGFTHLELLPVAEHPLDQSWGYQTGHYYAPTSRFGSPEGFKRFVDRCHQAGLGVILDWVPAHFPRDAWSLGRFDGTALYEHLDPRLGEHPDWGTYIFNYGRNEVRNFLTANALYWLREFHIDGLRMDAVASMLYLDYSREAGQWLPNRHGGRENLDAVDFLREVNTVIHAEFPGAMTLAEESTAWPGVSRPVYTGGLGFSFKWNMGWMHDTLGYLAEDPIHRAYHHGSLTFSMLYAFSENFVLPLSHDEVVHGKGALLSKMPGDMWQQQANLRLLYAYQWAHPGKKLLFMGGEFGQWNEWDESRELDWCLYRFPAHEGIARLVGDLNRLLRSEPAMHRRDHDWSGFRWVDFADYGSSVISFLRLAAGERPLLWIFNFTPVVRRFYRVPCPRGGTWRELCNTDSAYYGGSDVGNAGAVMAREDHWGGGHFIELTLPPLAAMCFAPVTGQGT, encoded by the coding sequence GTGACCATTCCGTGCAGCCGTCCCCTGTTCATCGAGCCTTTCGACCTCTACCTCTTCGGCATGGGGCGGCACAGGCACCTCTACCGCATTCTCGGCGCACACCCGGCAGTACAGGATGGCGAGGCGGGCTATCGCTTTGCGGTGTGGGCCCCCAATGCCCGTTCCGTGCACCTGTCCGGCGACTGCAACGGTTGGCGGCATGAGGGCTGCCCCCTTTTCCCCGTGGGGGTGTCGGGCGTATGGGCCGCCTTCGTGCCCGGAGTGCGCCGCGGGTCGCTTTACAAGTTCGTGGTGCGCGGGGCCGATGGTCGGCAAGAGCAGAAGGCCGACCCCTTCGCCCTGTGGGCGGAGATGCGCCCCGGGGTGGCGTCGGTGGCATGGGATATCGACAACCATGCATGGGGCGACGGGGCGTGGATGGCTGAACGGGCGCGTCAGGGGCTGCCCCTCGAACGTCCGGTCTCCATCTACGAGGTGCATCTCGGGTCGTGGCGGCGCAGGCATGGCGACGGCCATCCGTTCCTGACCTACGATGAACTGGGCGACCAGCTCATTCCCTATGCCACGGGACTGGGCTTCACTCACCTTGAACTGCTGCCCGTGGCGGAACACCCCCTCGACCAGTCGTGGGGCTACCAGACGGGGCACTACTACGCGCCGACCTCGCGTTTCGGTTCGCCCGAGGGGTTCAAACGGTTCGTCGACAGGTGCCATCAGGCAGGGCTAGGCGTCATCCTCGACTGGGTCCCGGCCCATTTCCCGCGGGACGCATGGAGCCTTGGGCGTTTCGATGGTACGGCGCTGTATGAGCACCTCGACCCGCGCCTTGGCGAACACCCCGACTGGGGAACCTACATCTTCAACTACGGGCGCAACGAGGTGCGCAACTTCCTCACCGCCAATGCCCTGTACTGGCTGCGGGAGTTCCACATCGACGGTCTGCGCATGGACGCCGTGGCGTCCATGCTCTACCTCGACTACTCGCGCGAAGCGGGGCAGTGGCTGCCCAACAGGCATGGCGGACGCGAGAACCTCGATGCCGTGGACTTCCTGCGCGAGGTCAACACGGTCATCCATGCCGAGTTTCCCGGTGCCATGACGCTGGCGGAGGAATCCACCGCATGGCCCGGTGTCTCCCGTCCGGTCTACACGGGCGGACTGGGGTTCAGCTTCAAGTGGAACATGGGCTGGATGCATGACACGCTGGGCTACCTTGCAGAAGACCCGATACACCGGGCCTATCACCACGGTTCGCTGACCTTCTCCATGCTCTACGCCTTCAGCGAGAATTTCGTGCTGCCGCTGTCACATGACGAGGTCGTGCACGGCAAGGGGGCGCTGCTGTCGAAGATGCCCGGCGACATGTGGCAGCAACAGGCCAACCTGCGGTTGCTCTACGCCTACCAGTGGGCGCATCCCGGCAAGAAGCTGCTGTTCATGGGGGGCGAATTCGGCCAGTGGAACGAGTGGGACGAAAGCCGCGAACTGGACTGGTGTCTCTACCGTTTCCCCGCCCATGAGGGCATCGCGCGGCTGGTGGGCGACCTCAACCGGTTGCTGCGTTCCGAACCTGCCATGCACAGGCGCGACCACGACTGGTCGGGCTTCCGCTGGGTGGATTTCGCGGACTACGGCAGTTCGGTGATCAGTTTCCTCCGGCTGGCCGCGGGTGAACGACCTCTCCTGTGGATTTTCAACTTCACGCCCGTGGTGCGTCGCTTCTACCGCGTGCCCTGCCCGCGTGGCGGCACGTGGCGTGAGCTGTGCAACACCGACAGTGCCTACTACGGCGGCAGTGACGTGGGTAACGCCGGTGCCGTCATGGCACGGGAAGACCACTGGGGTGGCGGGCACTTCATCGAACTGACGCTACCCCCGCTTGCCGCCATGTGCTTCGCCCCCGTGACAGGGCAGGGCACCTAG
- the pdxA gene encoding 4-hydroxythreonine-4-phosphate dehydrogenase PdxA: MGKGNIPRGGLDRYLESAYCAGMVDHFSHKPVAPLCVTLGDSNGLGPELACRLLGEVVRRSTDANTSPPEKGAGASARDICTSASAPDVCADGAGLQKEATAPLTTGAAQPDTSPDADTARHAAALLPFLAGRTVLCIGAEASLFAHTRKAFWTRVDTPGDALAAGPGIYLYEPPGLDGLDVRVGEATVSGGRAAGVALSAACDLLCAGVVPGVVTLPLHKAMLHTAGFDVPGHTEYLARRAGLADDEVCMHLCGDRLRVSLVTTHPPLREVADLVTRERVLRCLRLTAAFVRALGLQGPVAVCGLNPHAGESGRIGREEIEVITPAIEDARREGLAVEGPFPADTLFHRAAGGGYPAVLAMYHDQGLGPLKLLHFSDAVNVTLGLPFVRTSVDHGTGFDIAGTGRASTGSFTAALQLACMLCDAKGR; the protein is encoded by the coding sequence GTGGGCAAGGGTAACATCCCTCGTGGTGGTCTGGACAGGTACCTCGAATCGGCATACTGTGCCGGGATGGTGGACCATTTTTCGCATAAGCCCGTCGCGCCCCTGTGCGTGACGCTGGGTGACTCCAACGGACTGGGGCCTGAACTCGCCTGCCGTCTGCTTGGCGAGGTGGTGCGGCGTTCGACCGATGCCAATACGTCACCGCCTGAAAAGGGTGCCGGTGCTTCAGCGCGGGATATTTGCACCAGTGCGTCAGCACCGGATGTTTGCGCCGATGGGGCTGGCCTGCAAAAGGAAGCGACTGCACCCCTGACGACAGGTGCGGCACAGCCTGACACTTCGCCGGATGCGGATACCGCCCGTCATGCGGCAGCGCTGTTGCCCTTCCTTGCCGGACGCACAGTGCTGTGCATCGGTGCCGAGGCTTCACTCTTCGCCCATACCCGCAAGGCATTCTGGACGCGCGTCGATACCCCCGGTGATGCCCTCGCCGCAGGCCCGGGCATCTACCTGTACGAACCGCCGGGGCTGGATGGCCTTGACGTGCGCGTGGGCGAGGCCACCGTGTCAGGCGGGCGCGCCGCCGGGGTCGCCCTTTCCGCTGCCTGCGACCTGCTGTGCGCCGGGGTCGTTCCCGGAGTCGTGACCCTGCCTCTGCATAAGGCCATGCTCCATACCGCCGGATTCGACGTCCCCGGACATACCGAGTATCTCGCCCGCCGTGCGGGACTCGCCGACGACGAGGTGTGCATGCACCTGTGCGGAGACAGGTTGCGCGTCAGCCTTGTCACCACGCACCCGCCGTTGCGCGAAGTGGCCGACCTCGTCACCCGTGAGCGTGTCCTGCGCTGCCTGCGACTCACTGCGGCCTTCGTGCGGGCTTTGGGGCTTCAGGGCCCCGTGGCTGTGTGCGGGCTGAATCCGCACGCGGGCGAATCGGGGCGCATCGGGCGTGAAGAGATAGAGGTCATCACCCCCGCCATCGAGGACGCGCGGCGCGAAGGGCTGGCCGTCGAAGGGCCCTTCCCCGCCGATACGCTGTTCCACAGGGCCGCCGGGGGGGGCTATCCCGCCGTGCTCGCCATGTACCACGACCAGGGGCTTGGCCCGCTCAAGCTGCTGCATTTTTCCGATGCCGTGAATGTCACGCTGGGGTTGCCGTTCGTGCGTACCTCGGTCGACCATGGCACGGGCTTCGACATCGCCGGGACGGGGCGCGCCTCCACCGGAAGTTTCACCGCCGCGTTGCAACTGGCCTGTATGCTCTGCGACGCAAAGGGGAGGTAG
- a CDS encoding isoaspartyl peptidase/L-asparaginase family protein: MTRPRIIVHGGAWTIPADRQEAHIAGCRRAVEAAWPLLRDGATAVEAVRAAVNVLEDDPTFDAGRGAVLNRDGVIELDAAIMDGATLDFGGVAAVRRFANPVDIARRLLDTEFCLLVGEGAERFALEQGLKPVDPATLLVERERLLYETLRSRAGYSTHDAFRPVTDTAPAGDVPKGTVGAVALDIHGNVAAATSTGGTPFKLAGRVGDSPLCGAGTYADNETGGASATGFGEGVMRTLMTHCACEHLRECLPDEAARRAIDMLHRRVGGHAGLIMLDRHGRYGVHCNTDHIAHAYARADGTVHASVTPDPVTGE, encoded by the coding sequence ATGACCCGACCCAGAATCATCGTGCACGGCGGTGCATGGACCATCCCCGCCGACCGTCAGGAAGCCCATATCGCAGGATGCCGTCGCGCCGTCGAGGCTGCGTGGCCTTTGCTGCGCGACGGCGCGACGGCAGTCGAGGCGGTTCGTGCCGCCGTCAACGTGCTGGAGGACGACCCGACCTTCGACGCAGGGCGAGGGGCCGTACTCAACCGCGATGGTGTCATCGAACTCGACGCCGCCATCATGGACGGTGCCACGCTGGACTTTGGCGGTGTGGCGGCGGTGCGTCGCTTCGCCAACCCCGTGGACATCGCCCGGCGCCTGCTGGACACCGAATTCTGTCTTCTGGTGGGGGAAGGGGCCGAGCGTTTCGCCCTCGAACAGGGGTTAAAGCCTGTCGACCCGGCAACCCTGCTTGTGGAACGTGAGCGCCTTCTTTACGAGACCCTGCGTTCGCGCGCGGGGTACAGCACCCATGATGCCTTCCGGCCCGTCACGGACACCGCACCCGCCGGTGATGTTCCCAAGGGGACGGTGGGTGCCGTGGCGCTGGACATCCACGGCAACGTCGCCGCCGCCACCTCCACCGGGGGGACGCCCTTCAAGCTGGCGGGGCGTGTGGGCGATTCGCCGCTGTGCGGTGCGGGGACCTACGCCGACAACGAGACGGGCGGGGCCTCTGCCACGGGCTTCGGAGAAGGCGTCATGCGTACGCTCATGACGCACTGCGCCTGTGAACACCTGCGCGAATGTCTGCCCGACGAGGCTGCGCGGCGGGCCATCGACATGCTGCACAGGCGCGTGGGCGGACATGCCGGACTCATCATGCTTGACCGCCACGGGCGCTACGGGGTGCATTGCAACACCGACCATATCGCCCATGCCTACGCGCGGGCCGACGGCACCGTTCATGCGTCGGTGACGCCCGACCCCGTCACTGGGGAGTAG